The following nucleotide sequence is from Bacteroidota bacterium.
AAAACAATTCTGAATGAGTTTCCAAGCCAGACAGTAATTGTTATGACCGGTTTAGAGGATGATACCGTTGCTATCAATTCAGTAAAAGCCGGTGCTCAGGATTTTATCGTAAAAGGCCAGTTCGACAGCAATTTATTGTCACGAACCATTACGTATGCCATTGAACGTCACCAGTTACAAATTAAACTGGAGGATTATGCCAAGGCTATAAAATTGAATGAACAACGCCTTATCGAAGCACAAACCATGGCCCGCATGGGTAACTGGGAACTGGATGTGGTAAATAATCAAATGTATTGGAGTAATGAGGTTTTTAGAATTCTCGGTTACAAAGAAAATTCTATTGAACCTACATTAAACGATTACCTCAAATATGTTGCTCCGGACCAATTAAATGAAGTGCGGAGCGCAATAAAACGCACTATGGAAAAAGGTCAGCCCCTACCATTGTGAATATAAGGTTATTCTCCCCGGCAATATTGAAAAAACAATTGCGAATCAGGGACTTATCCAAAAAAGTAAAAAGAATAACGGCTTGTGTCTTTCAGGAACAATACAGGATATCACCAATTTAGCCGGTAAAAATGAGACACAAATTAATTTGGATGCACTTACCAAACATCTTGAAAGAATTCAGGCTGAAATTGACAAAATGGAAGATAATCATGCGCTAAAGTCACTTATTGTTGACGTTATGCTCATGGTGAATAAAAAATAACTACATCTCAAAATAATTTTCAAAACCTTTTAAGGAAAAACTTGTTATAATGATATGGCAAAGTTTTTCCTTTTTTTATTTATCAATTTTGCAGCCCTGGGAATCGGTAGCTGGCTGATTGGTAATCCCGCATCAAACGAATGGTATAATATGCAAAATAAAGCCCCCTGGACACCTCCGGGATGGGTGTTTGGCGCTGCCTGGTTTACCATCATGTTTTGCTTTTCAATTTTTATGTACCGCGTGGCTTTAAAATTTCCCTATCAGGAAAATAAATATATCTACTTCGTATTTGCATTGCAGTTTGTATTAAATGTTATGTGGAATCCGGTGTTTTTTAGATGGCATATGGTGTTACCCGGATTACTTATCATTATTGCTTTAACTGCAGTCGTATTATATTTCTTAATTTGGGGAAAATCGCATGTTGGAAATGCTGCATGGTGGGTTGCACCGTATTTTATCTGGCTGCTTATTGCAACTTCATTAAATGCTTATGTGCTGGTAAAAAATTAATGTTATTCGGTAATTAATATTCTGTCAGTACCATCAAACATCGGCGTTTGAATACTTAAAACCTTTAATGGTGTTTCAGAGGTTACAATTACTGCGTGAGGTGTATTTTCAGGAATTACAATGTAATCGCCCGGCTTAATTAAAATCCATTCATTACCCAAACGCATTTTGCCGGTTCCTTCTAAAATATAAACCTGTTCGGTGTGTTCAGCATGTTTATGTAATACCACTTCCTTTTTAACGTGAATAATAAATGATGTGGCTGCAGAATCACTATATATTTTTTCTACATGTACATTATCATAATCATCAGCCGGTGTATATTTTCCGGTTTCAAACTGTTGAGCATAGGTTGGCTGAAAACATAGCAATAAAATCAATGTATATACATATTTCCACATAACATTTATTTTACTACGAATGTAGAAATAAAAATTAAAACTTAGCTACAATTTTAAAATTCAATCGCCTGTCGGTGAGGTAATTGGGGAAGGAATATTGCTGATTATTTACATCTTTTACCCAGATATAACTTATGGTATTTTGTATACCTAATAAATTAAATACTTCAATACTCGCCCACATACTTTCAAATACGGTGTTAATTGGTTTTTTACCGGTTTTGTCACGGTTTTTATCCAGCAACAATGCGCTGAAACCAATATCAACCCTGCGGTATGGCGGTATTTTTAAAGCGTTGCGATAATATTCATTATTCGGCGGACCGTAAGGCATACCGGTTCCAAAAAGGAAGCTTAAATGCACTTTAAAATTTTCATTTCCCGGCATATAATCCTGGAAAAACATCGCAAAATTCACTAACTGATCTGTAGGCCTGCGAATATATCCTTGTGGTGTTAAAATCAATGAATCAATACCACCTTCATCATTATAAATTTTAATAAAGGTACTGTCACCATCAATATCTTCTTTCGTGCGCATTACACTTAAACTCACCCAACTATCAGCATCCTGAACAATTTCTCCGTGTAATCGCAAATCTATTCCGGCAGTATATCCAACAGCCCTATTTTCACCATAATATCTGATGCGCACATTTTCCAAATCGTATGGCACTAAATCATATAAAGATTTATAATAGATTTCAGAAATAAATCGGAAATCACGATCCCATGCTTTGAATTTATAATCTGAACCAACTAATACGTGCACACTTTTCTGACTCTTTACATCTTCATTAATTGCTCCCTCCAAATTGCGTAATTCACGATAAAATGGCGGCTGATAATATAAACCTGCCGATGCCTTAAATTCTATATTACGCAGCGAATCATTTTTATCTGTCCATTGCGGCTGCCAGATATATTGCACACGTGGTGTAACTGTCACCTCCTTATTTAAATCCCAATAACTGGAACGAACGCCATAAGTAACGGCAAAATGTTTACCGCTTGGCTCCCAGGTATTTTGTACATAACCACTATAACGCATACTGTTTAAAGTGATTGTACTTTTAAATACTTCCTGCAATTGAACTTCTTCTCCGGTATAAGGCAATGAATAACCGGCACTGTCGAGCAATTCCCATTCTTTTAATTCATCATTAATTATTTCAGTTTGAACGCGTGCGCCCCATTGAATATAGTTGGTTCCACTAACCGTTTCACGCGAGCCGATATGACTCAAATTCACCACATCTGAAGTTAAATAATTACGCGCAAAATCCTGAAACGTTCCTACGCCTAGTCCATACACCACATCACCAAAATCTTCATCACCTAAATTTGTTTCAACAAGCCCTAACCAATATTGACCAATAATATCAAATGTTTCAGATTCGAGACTGTGATATGCTGATGCCAAAAATTTATAATTCGTTAACTCATTTGGCGTATATTGATATGAAATTCCGCCAAATCCTGTGATAAACTGATCTATTTCCTGCCCTTCAAAAAACACATCTAATTGAATAACTTCATTTACAACACCGGTTGCAGTGGAGCGACTTAATGGTAAAAAGGTGTAACTGTTATAACTTAAATTACCTAATATTTCCAGTTTCGATTTTTTCGAGATATTAATTCCCAGCAATCCCTGCATATCAACAAACACAGGATCATATTGTCCTTCAGTATTTAATGAATTCAATAAATATTTGCTGGTGCGATATCGTGTGCCGAATAAATAATAAACTTTTCCTGAATCAGGTCGGTCGTTAAAATAAAATGATGCGCCTAATAAACTTGCTGTAACACCGGCTTCAAATTCGGTGGGTACTTTATATTGAATATCTAAAACGCTGGATAATTTATCGCCATATTTTGCTTCAAATCCACCTGCACTAAATCCGATATTACTGATTAAATCATAATTCGGAAATGGTAAACCTTCTTGCTGACCGGAGCGCACTAAAAGAGGTCTGTAAATTTCAAAATCATTCACATAAACGAGATTTTCATCATAATTGCCACCGCGAATCGAATATTGTGATGTTAACTCGTTATTATTTCTTGCCCCCATTATTGCCAAAATTGCCGTTAATGGATCCATGGTTGATGGTATCGGCTCAAGGTCTTTTATCTCAATATGTCGCAGGTCATCTTTTGATGATACGGTAACCGTTCCTAACACACTACCTTCTTTTAATTGCACATATAATGGATAACGTTCGTTGGGTTCGAGATAAAATTTTTCGTATTCTGTTTCAAAACCCACGAATGAAAAACTCAATATCACAGTATCATTTGCTGGTAACGAGATGGTAAAATTTCCATCCGCATCACTCTGCGTAATAATATTTAAGTCAAGTGCTTTAATATTTGCAGACGGAATCGGTTTTTGTTTGGTATCAGTAATTTTACCGTAAATGGTAGCTTTTTGCTGGGCACTGGCAGAAAGGGATATCAATGCCAGCAGTGTGGAGAATAAAATGCGAAACATTAAAGCTACAAACGCCGTTTTTTGCATATTATTTTCTTACGAGCGATTTAAGTGTGTGGATTGCAGCAACAGGGTCAGTTTCTCCAAAAACACCACTTCCCGACACTAAAACATCGGCTCCGGCATCCAAAATACGTTGTGCATTATCCAGTTTTACACCGCCATCAATTTCAATCAGCGCCTTAGAACCACTGGTATCAATGAGTTTGCGCAGCTTTTGTATTTTATTGATAGATGTTTCAATAAAACTTTGTCCGCCCCAACCCGGATTCACAGCCATAAAACAAATAATATCGATATCGGTAATAATATCTTCCAAAACAGCAATGGAAGTGCCCGGATTTATTGCTACGCCTGCTTTTGCGCCTAATTTTTTTATTTCCTGAAGGGTAGCATGTAAATGTGTGCAAGCCTCAACGTGAACTGAAATAGAATCGGCTCCGGCTGCTCTAAATTCCCTTAAATAACGCTCCGGTGTAACGGTCATTAAATGCACATCAAGTGGCTTTTTGCTATGGCGTTTCATGGCAGCTACCACAGGAATTCCAAAACTCATATTTGGCACATAAACCCCGTCCATCACATCAACATGAATCCAATCGGCTTCTGAATTGTTGATCATTTCAATGTCTCGGGCAATGTAGGCAAAATCGCAGCTTAAAATGCTGGGCGCAACTAAATGACTCATGGCGCAAAGATACACCCTTGATTTTGAAGAATTGGGGGCTCAAATTTGACAGTCGAAAAAATATTCCACTTGTCGAAAATAAGTAGCTTACTAAACTTTGAATCGCAGATCTTTGACTGGTAAACCAGCCTCAAATGTAACTTTGACAGAAATTTTTAAAAATGCGGATTCCTTACAAGACTTTTTTCGTAACCCAAAACAAACCGGATTTCATATAGCACCTGACGGAATGCATATTTCCTGGCTTTCAGGTTATAAAGACCGCATGAATATTTTTGTCAAAAATGTAGCTTCCGGAACAATTCGTCAGCTAACTTTTCAAACAAACAGAGATATTTCCACTTATTTATGGCTTAATAATACCCAACTTGCTTTTTTGCAAGATAATAATGGGGATGAAAACCATCATGTATTTGCTGTTGAATTAGCCGATGGCGCAACCCGCGACCTTACGCCATTTGAAAATGTAAAGGTGGATATTATTGATGAACTGGAAGATGATGAGGCACATATCCTCATCATGATGAATCGCAGGAATCCACAATTATTTGATGTTTTTAAGCTGAATACCATTGATGGCACGCTTACACTTTTAGAAGAAAATCCTGGAACAATAACCGGATGGGTAACCGACCACAAAGGTGATATTCGAATTGCTATTACAACAGATGGTGTAAATTCAAGTTTATTATATCGAGATGTAATTAGCGAACCTTTTAAACCTATTGTTACAACTAATTTCAGAGAAGGTATTTCACCTTTATTTTTTGATTTTGAAAATAAATATTTTTATGCACTAAGTAATATCGGTCGCGATAAAATTGCAATTGTATTATTTGATCCGGTTGCAGTTAAGGAATTGGAAATACTATTTGAGCACAACGCAGTAGATGCCGACAATCTGGGTTATTCGAAAAAAAGAAAAGTAATAACCAGTGCAGCATATACAACCGATAAAAAACATTATACTTTTTTTGATAAAACCAGTGAACAACGTTACGAACGTGTTAAATCGCTGATACAGGAAGATGCTGAAATTTATTTTACGGATAAGGATAAAAATGAATCATTTTTTATCATCAGAACATTAAGTGATGTATCGCTTGGAAATTATTATTTGTACGATGCAAATCTGGATACCATTACCCATCTCGCTAACGTAAGCCCATGGCTCAACAGCGAAGCACTTTGCCACATGGAGCCGATACAATATACCTCACGTGATGGTTTAACGATAAATGGTTATTTAACATTACCAAATAATAATTCATCACAACCATTTCCTTTAATTGTAAATCCGCATGGTGGACCATGGGCGCGGGATACATGGCATTTTAATCCCGAAGTACAATTTTTAGCCAATCGTGGTTATGCTGTTTTACAAATTAATTTCAGGGGTTCCACCGGTTATGGCAAACAATTTTTGGAAGCTGCATTTAAACAATGGGGCAAAACCATGCAAAATGATATTACCGATGGCGTTCAATATTTAATTGAAAAAGGAATAGCCGATAAAAATAAAATTGGTATTTACGGAGCAAGTTACGGTGGTTATGCAACGCTTGCAGGTTTAACATTTACGCCTGATTTATATGCCTGTGGTGTCGATTATGTTGGCGTGAGCAGTTTATTTACATTCATGTCGTCTATTCCACCATATTGGGAACCTTACTTGGAAATGATGTACGAAATGGTTGGGCATCCTGAAAACGATAAAGCATTACTCGCTTCATCTTCTCCCCTTTTGCATATCGATAAAATTAAAGCCCCACTTTTTGTTGCTCAGGGCGCTCTTGATCCTCGTGTAAAAAAATCGGAAAGCGACCAGATTGTTGAAGCATTAAGAGCAAAAAATATTGATGTAGATTATATGGTTAAAGATAATGAAGGCCACGGGTTTTCAAATCAGGAAAACAGGTTTGAATTTTATGCTGCCATGGAAACATTTTTAAGTAACCATTTATTAAACGATTCGCAATCATGAAATCATTTTTGTGTGTTTTATTTTTAGTTTGTTCATTTTGTGTCGCACAGGCTCAAAACACGGGCTACACGGGTTCTCTGCTGTGGAAAGTGAGTGGTAACGGTCTGGAAACACCATCATATATTTATGGCACCATACATTTATTGGAGCAAAGTGATTTTAAAATTAAACCTGAAGTTGATTCTGTGTTTGATGCTGCAGATAAAATTATTTTCGAAGTTGATTTAACCGATATTACTTTACAATCCACTTTTCAAAACTGGATGTTATTACCGGACAATAAATCTATTAAAGATTATTGTAGTGCTGATGAGTTTAATAAAATATCGAAATACTGCACAGATTCATTAAAAGTAGATATTTCAGCTTATGCTAATCAAAAGCCATTCGCAATTTATCAATTACAAACAACACATTTAATAAAAGGCGAATTAGCATCATTTGAATTGTATTTTTTACAAAAATGTATGCGCAGTCAAATTCCGGTTGGCGGACTGGAAACACTAAATTCACAATTGCACATTTTTGATTCAATCAGCTATGAGGAGCAACTGGATTGGATTGTAGCCTCAATTGATTCTTCTGATGAACAGTATACCAATTTTGATAATATGGTGGCAAGTTATTTGTCGGGAGATTTAAATGCATTATTAAATTTAATGGAAACCAATTCACCTGAAATAAAAAAATATGATGATTTATTTTTGGTGAACAGAAATAAAAATTGGATACCGGTTATTATGAATGAGATAAATAAACAATCTTCATTTATTGCAGTTGGCGCAGCACATTTAGGTGGGCCAACCGGTATTTTACAATTATTAGCAAATAAAGGATATACCATTACACCATTATAAATAAGTAAATTTAGAATATGATAACAATTACCAACCTCTCAAAATCATTTCAGTTGTCGAGGCAACAAAAAAAAGAAATGAATTATGCGCAACAGGGCGACACAGTACATGCCGTGAAAAATGTATCATTTACCTGCCAGCCGGGTCGCATTTTTACGTTGCTGGGGCCTAACGGGGCAGGTAAAACAACCACTCTGCGTATGATAGCCACTATTTTAAAACCAACATCGGGTACTATTGTAGTTAATGGATTCGACACGGTTACCAATGGTGTAGATGTGCGCAATAATTTAGGGTTTTTAACCGGTTCAACCGGTTTGTACGACCGACTTACACCGGATGAAACAATTACCTATTTCGGCAGGTTAAACGGTATGGATGAAGTTACGCTAAAACGCCGTAAAAAAGAATTATTCGATTTATTGGGCATCAACGAATTTGCACATCGTCGCGTAGGGAAATTCAGTACAGGTATGAAACAAAAAGTTTCTATTGCCCGAACAATGATTCACGACCCGCAGGTTGTTGTATTTGATGAGCCAACTTCAGGTTTAGATGTAATTGCTGCAAAAAGTATTATCGAATTAATCAGACAATGTAAGCGCGAAAACAAAACCATAATCTTGTCGACACATATTATGAGTGAAGTAAATATGCTTGCAGATGATTTAGCAATTATTTACAAAGGTGATCTTATTTATAACGGTTTGTTCGAAGATTTCAAAAAAGGTATGCGCGAAATCACTTTAGAGGATGAATTTATTCGCATGGCACAAGAACATGAACCCGCAACAATCTGAACAATTTAACTTTATCAATCAATACAATGAAAAATATAATTACCATATTTCTTAAAGAAATAAAAGATATCATGCGTGATAAACGCACACTGATGGTGATGCTGCTTATCCCACTTGTAGTTTATCCGGCCATTTTTGTAGGTATTACCAAATACATGACCGCACAAAGTGAAAAGGCCGTATCTGAAACCTTGCGTATAGCAATTATTTCAAACGGCAATGAAGCAAATTTTAAAGGGTTTATTACACCAATGCCTAATACAAAAATTTCTTCAGTTACAGATACCACAAAAGCGAAAGAACTCATTTTAGCAGATAGTATAGATGTAGCCTATTATTTCCCTGCTGGTTACGACTCAGCGCTTGCTAAATTAGAAGCAACTGGTTTTCAATATTTTTATACATCCACGAATAATGAATTTGAAGTGGGCATTGTTCAAAATATAAATTCCGGTTACAAACAACAACTGGTAAAACAAAAACTCGCAGAAATAAAAGTAAGTGAAACTGTGCTTGAACCTGCAAAAAGTATTGAACGTAACCTGGCTTCATCACGTGAACAATTAGGTAGTATTGTGGGTGGTATTATCCCTTACTTTTTTATCATTTTCTGTATGATTGGATGTATGTATCCGGCTATTGATCTTGCTGCAGGGGAAAAAGAAAGAGGGACACTTGAAACCTTATTGGTTTCATCTGCAAGCCGTATGGAAATTTATACCGGGAAACTCATTACAGTAACCTTAAGCGGGTTTATTTCCGCAATGGCAAGTATTGCCGGATTAATTGTTTCTGCAAAACTTATTGGCAGCGGTGCCAGTGATTCTGATATGTCACAAATAAGCGAATTATTGTCAGGAATTATCTCTCCGGGGTCCATTATTATGATGCTCGTGATATTATTACCACTTAATATCTTTTTTGCGGCAATCACACTCATGTTATCTATTTATGCAAAAACATTTAAAGAAGCACAAAGTATGATTACGCCATTAATGATATTTATTGTTTTCCCAACCATTTTTGGTATGTTACCGGGTGTTACCCTCGATTATAAAACTGCATTGGTTCCAATCTTAAACGTTTCACTCGGTGCCAAGGAAATTATTTCCGGTACAATTGAAATTGGTCCGCTTTTAATGACCTATGCTGCATTATTTATTTATGCCGCTATTGCATTGATTATCAGCGTTCGTTTCTTCAATAACGAAAAAAATATTTTAAGGGGTTAAGAAAAAAAAGCTGAAATTCCTGTAAACTGAACACAAATCCCGGTAATCCACCATTACCGGGATTTCTTTTTTTGATTTTTTTCTTCGGATGACGGAACATTGCACTCCCGAATTTTGTTAACTGAATGTTGACAATTAGAAGTGGCACATCACACAACCATTGTTAATTTTATAACGTTTATCTAACTTAGGAAAGAAATCGGTTTCATGGAGAATTTATTCTGGAAAATAAAGAGTTTTCATCAGTTGAATGTATTTGAGCTGTATGGTATACTGCGTTTAAGGCAGGAAGTGTTTGCTATTGAGCAAAATTGTGTATACCTGGATGTTGATGGAAAAGACCAATTTTGTGACCATATTTTTGGGGTAGATGATGCAGGAAAAGTTATCGCCTCTTGTCGCATTGTTCAACCCGGTACCGGTTATAATGAAGTAAGTATCGGACGTGTTGCAACGCATCCTGAACACCGCAATAATGGTTACGGGAAAATGGTTATGGATAAAGCAATTAATTTTATTGAAGATAAATACGGCCCGGTGTCCATCAAAATTGAAGCCCAGTATTATTTAGAAAAGTTCTATTCTGGTTATGGTTTTGAGCCGAAAAGTGACATATACTTACTCGACGGAATTGAGCATATTGAGATGGTACGCGAAAAGAACGCCGTTCACGTCAGAGCCTGATAGAAACCCACACTTTTTCACATTTGAGTTTTGCAAAATTTTGTTACTATTGTGACAGAATAAACCAATATTTGTTAACCTAAAAATCAATCACATTATGGGAATGTTAAAAGAATTCAAGGATTTTGCCATGAAAGGCAACCTAATCGATATGGCAGTCGGTTTTGTAATGGGTACCGCTTTCGCCGCAGTTTCGAATACCTTTATTAATGGAATGGTAATGCCTTTGGTGAGCCTAATTTCAGGTAAAGATTTCCACACATGGAAATTTACACTGAAAGAAGCTCAAATGGCCGCTGATGGCACAGTTGCAAAAGCTGAAATTGCCATCATGTATGGTGATTTTATTTCAGTGCTGATCAACTTCATCATTATTGCTTTTGTAATGTTTATGGTAATAAAAGCAATTAATTCAATGAAGAAAAAAGAAGAAGCAGCACCTGCAGCACCTCCGGCTCCTTCCGCTCAGGAAGTTTTACTTGGAGAAATTCGCGATCTGTTAAAAAAATAAATCGTATAATATACAATGCCTTCCAATTGGGAGGCATTGTTATGTATAATTGGCCCGATTATTGAAAAACGGCCTGCAATTAAATCAATCAAAAAAATATGAAAAAATTATTTACCCTTGTTATCCTGCTGAGTACGGTTACAATATCTTTCAGTCAGGTGGATACTACCTGGAAAAAAGGTGGTGGCGCTATTCTTAATTTTAATCAAACATCTTTAACCAATTGGGCTGCCGGTGGTGAAAGTAACCTCTCCGCTACCCTGCTCACCAATTTTTATGGTAATTACAAAAAAGATAAAACTACCTGGGACAATACCTTAAATATGAATTACGGTTTAATTACTGCGAATAATTATGATGATATCCGCAAAAATGACGACCGTATCGAATTAAACAGTAAATATGGTCGCTATGCATTCGCCGACGATTTTTACTATTCAGGAATGTTGAACTTTTTGACTCAGTTTGCAGCAGGTTACGATTATGTTACCGACCCTGCCGCTGCAATGCCTATTTCTAAATTATTATCTCCGGGTTATTTAACCGCAGCTATCGGTTTGGACTGGAAACCAAGTGACAAATTTTCACTATTCCTGTCACCTGCAACCGGCAAATTTACTTTTGTATTAGATGAAGATATATCTACTGCAATAACCGACACAGCCAACAATAAAAACCGTTACGGTGTTGATGCAGGAGAAAATTTACGCGCTGAATTTGGTGCCTCAATGGTGGCCGCTTTAAATACACCTATCGGAAAAAACACCAGCTTTTCTTCTAAACTCGTGTTGTTTAATAATTACACCGATCCAATTGCTGAACACAAAGGAAATATTGACGTCGATTTTCAAAATAATATCAATATTAAAGTGAGTAAATATTTTGCAACAACAATTTTCTTACAAGTATTATACGATCACGACATTGCAATTGCAACTTATGAGGATGGTGTGCAGGTAGGCACAGGTCCAAAAACACAATTTAAAGAGGTATTCGGAATCGGATTAAGTTATTCGTTTCAATAATATACGATAAACCCCTAAAATAAATCCGATGTGTTGAGCATCGGATTTTTTATTTATACAAATAATTTAAATCGTTCAAAACAGGATTGATGCAATGCTGCTCGATCATCCGGATGTGCAATTTCAATTAAAGCCTTTGCGCGTTGACGTAAATTTTTTCCAAACAAATAAGCAATACCATATTCAGTTACAAGATAATGTACATGTGCTCTGGTTGTTACTACTCCGGCTCCCGGTTTTAATACAGGCACAATTCGTGAAACACCTTTTGCAGTGCGCGATGTTAATGCAATAATCGGTTTTCCGCCTTCACTTAACGCCGCACCACGCATAAAATCCATTTGTCCACCCACACCCGAATACTGAATAATACCAATTGAATCAGCACAAACCTGACCTGTTATATCTACTTCTATAGCACTATTGATTGCAACTACTTTATCGTTTTGTTTAATTACAGATGGTTCATTTACATAATCGATATCTAAAAATTCAAAAGCCGGATTATCATCAACGTAATCATACAATTTTCTTGAACCCAAGGCAAACCCTGATACTGTAGTATTTGGATGTATTTTTTTGTATTTGTTATTCACTACATCCGATTCAAATAACGGAATCAATCCATCAGAAAACATTTCTGTGTGTACACCTAAATCTTTGTGATTGGTAAGTGCTTTTAACACGGCATCAGGAATAGCACCGATGCCCATTTGTAATGTACTTCTGTCTTCAATTAATCCCGCAATATGTTCGGCAATTTTCATTTCATCTTTCCCTACCTTTTCACCGAATGAAGCTTCATGCAAAGGTTCATTTACATATACCATAGCGTGAAAACGGGATGCATGAATTAAACTGTCGCCATGTGTGCGTGGCACCTGCGGATTTACCTGCGCAACAACATATTTTGCCATATTTACTGCGGTTCGTGCAATATCAACTGAAACACCTAAAGAGCAGTAACCATGTTTATCAGGAGGTGAAACTTGCACTAACGCAACATCTAACCCTAAAATACCGCGTTTAAATAACTCCGGAATTTCACTTAAAAAAACGGGAATGTAATCTGCAAAACCACTATTTACATCTTGTCTGATACTGTTAGAAACAAACATACTGTTCATCGAAAAGCTGTCGCGATGTTCCGGTTTATCTACATGCATATCTCCATACACACTGATAAATACCAATTCTACGTCGTGAATCTGGTTGCTTCTTTCGGCAAGATGTTTTAATAAATGTGTTGGTGTACATGCGCTGCCATGAACAAAAACGCGATCACCCGATTTAATGCAGCTTAATGCCTGTTCGGCAGAAATATAATTTGGCGTTGTATACATAATAATTATAGTTTAATAATCATGCATTTACAAAAGGTGCAAATGCAT
It contains:
- a CDS encoding response regulator; this encodes MEPKQTTNILLIEDNPADARLVEIYLNESTLLIPKISRVAELKKGLFMLEESDYDVVLLDLTLPDSSGFDTVKTILNEFPSQTVIVMTGLEDDTVAINSVKAGAQDFIVKGQFDSNLLSRTITYAIERHQLQIKLEDYAKAIKLNEQRLIEAQTMARMGNWELDVVNNQMYWSNEVFRILGYKENSIEPTLNDYLKYVAPDQLNEVRSAIKRTMEKGQPLPL
- a CDS encoding TonB-dependent receptor, whose translation is MQKTAFVALMFRILFSTLLALISLSASAQQKATIYGKITDTKQKPIPSANIKALDLNIITQSDADGNFTISLPANDTVILSFSFVGFETEYEKFYLEPNERYPLYVQLKEGSVLGTVTVSSKDDLRHIEIKDLEPIPSTMDPLTAILAIMGARNNNELTSQYSIRGGNYDENLVYVNDFEIYRPLLVRSGQQEGLPFPNYDLISNIGFSAGGFEAKYGDKLSSVLDIQYKVPTEFEAGVTASLLGASFYFNDRPDSGKVYYLFGTRYRTSKYLLNSLNTEGQYDPVFVDMQGLLGINISKKSKLEILGNLSYNSYTFLPLSRSTATGVVNEVIQLDVFFEGQEIDQFITGFGGISYQYTPNELTNYKFLASAYHSLESETFDIIGQYWLGLVETNLGDEDFGDVVYGLGVGTFQDFARNYLTSDVVNLSHIGSRETVSGTNYIQWGARVQTEIINDELKEWELLDSAGYSLPYTGEEVQLQEVFKSTITLNSMRYSGYVQNTWEPSGKHFAVTYGVRSSYWDLNKEVTVTPRVQYIWQPQWTDKNDSLRNIEFKASAGLYYQPPFYRELRNLEGAINEDVKSQKSVHVLVGSDYKFKAWDRDFRFISEIYYKSLYDLVPYDLENVRIRYYGENRAVGYTAGIDLRLHGEIVQDADSWVSLSVMRTKEDIDGDSTFIKIYNDEGGIDSLILTPQGYIRRPTDQLVNFAMFFQDYMPGNENFKVHLSFLFGTGMPYGPPNNEYYRNALKIPPYRRVDIGFSALLLDKNRDKTGKKPINTVFESMWASIEVFNLLGIQNTISYIWVKDVNNQQYSFPNYLTDRRLNFKIVAKF
- a CDS encoding cupin domain-containing protein, which gives rise to MWKYVYTLILLLCFQPTYAQQFETGKYTPADDYDNVHVEKIYSDSAATSFIIHVKKEVVLHKHAEHTEQVYILEGTGKMRLGNEWILIKPGDYIVIPENTPHAVIVTSETPLKVLSIQTPMFDGTDRILITE
- a CDS encoding TraB/GumN family protein, encoding MKSFLCVLFLVCSFCVAQAQNTGYTGSLLWKVSGNGLETPSYIYGTIHLLEQSDFKIKPEVDSVFDAADKIIFEVDLTDITLQSTFQNWMLLPDNKSIKDYCSADEFNKISKYCTDSLKVDISAYANQKPFAIYQLQTTHLIKGELASFELYFLQKCMRSQIPVGGLETLNSQLHIFDSISYEEQLDWIVASIDSSDEQYTNFDNMVASYLSGDLNALLNLMETNSPEIKKYDDLFLVNRNKNWIPVIMNEINKQSSFIAVGAAHLGGPTGILQLLANKGYTITPL
- a CDS encoding ribulose-phosphate 3-epimerase; this translates as MSHLVAPSILSCDFAYIARDIEMINNSEADWIHVDVMDGVYVPNMSFGIPVVAAMKRHSKKPLDVHLMTVTPERYLREFRAAGADSISVHVEACTHLHATLQEIKKLGAKAGVAINPGTSIAVLEDIITDIDIICFMAVNPGWGGQSFIETSINKIQKLRKLIDTSGSKALIEIDGGVKLDNAQRILDAGADVLVSGSGVFGETDPVAAIHTLKSLVRK
- a CDS encoding tryptophan-rich sensory protein, with protein sequence MAKFFLFLFINFAALGIGSWLIGNPASNEWYNMQNKAPWTPPGWVFGAAWFTIMFCFSIFMYRVALKFPYQENKYIYFVFALQFVLNVMWNPVFFRWHMVLPGLLIIIALTAVVLYFLIWGKSHVGNAAWWVAPYFIWLLIATSLNAYVLVKN
- a CDS encoding S9 family peptidase, producing MHISWLSGYKDRMNIFVKNVASGTIRQLTFQTNRDISTYLWLNNTQLAFLQDNNGDENHHVFAVELADGATRDLTPFENVKVDIIDELEDDEAHILIMMNRRNPQLFDVFKLNTIDGTLTLLEENPGTITGWVTDHKGDIRIAITTDGVNSSLLYRDVISEPFKPIVTTNFREGISPLFFDFENKYFYALSNIGRDKIAIVLFDPVAVKELEILFEHNAVDADNLGYSKKRKVITSAAYTTDKKHYTFFDKTSEQRYERVKSLIQEDAEIYFTDKDKNESFFIIRTLSDVSLGNYYLYDANLDTITHLANVSPWLNSEALCHMEPIQYTSRDGLTINGYLTLPNNNSSQPFPLIVNPHGGPWARDTWHFNPEVQFLANRGYAVLQINFRGSTGYGKQFLEAAFKQWGKTMQNDITDGVQYLIEKGIADKNKIGIYGASYGGYATLAGLTFTPDLYACGVDYVGVSSLFTFMSSIPPYWEPYLEMMYEMVGHPENDKALLASSSPLLHIDKIKAPLFVAQGALDPRVKKSESDQIVEALRAKNIDVDYMVKDNEGHGFSNQENRFEFYAAMETFLSNHLLNDSQS